In Lacinutrix sp. Bg11-31, the DNA window TTATGTAGCAGATAAAACCAATTGGCGAACCATGCTTAAAAACGATGTAGTCGACGAGAGTTTAGTAGAGTGGAAAAACAAGCTAAAACAATACATTCCTGATGAAGCTCAAGAATATTTTATTGAAAATAATAATGAAATTAATATAGATTTTCCTGTATTGTCTTATCCCGTTAAGCCTAAAAGTTTAAATATTGAAAAAGTAGGTAGCTTTGAAGGTGTTTTAAAAGGTATAAAAGGACAGTATCTTATTTTTGAAGATGATACCGTTTGTAATATTCGTGGAAATGAAGGTAAAGTGGTTACTATTGAGATCGTTTAGTAAATAGGCTTATTAGTTTTGCCGCTGTTGGTGTTTTTACCAACAGTCTATTTAGTTATCAATGTTTTTAAACGAGTGAAGCTATTTTTTTTTTTTTTTTTTTTTGAGTTTGGGAGGTGTTATAAAATTCAGCACAAACCCAGTTCAATCCCTAAATATAAAATTTCTAAACATTCCAATAACTAGAAACCAAAAAAACCTCGCATTCTAATAGAATGCAAGGTTTATATATTATAAAAGAAAAAGTATGTATTATACGTTTTCTGCGTCTCTTAATCCTTGGATGTAAGCTGCTTTTTGAATTTGACGACGACGTGTTACAGAAGGCTTAGTGAAGTGTTGACCTTCTCTTAAGTTCTGCATTACTTTAATGTTACGGTGTTTTCTTTTGTAACGTTTTAAAGCTCTTTCTATATTTTCTCCGTCTTTAATTTCTATTCTTAACATATCTTTATATTATGTGTATTCTTAAATTTCAGGTTGCAAATATAAGTTTATCTTTTAATTTAAACAATAGACTTATACAATTTTTGCATTTTATTTTATTAATGCTCTGTTTTAATCATTTAGATATTAGAAAAGTCTAATAAATCTAGGCTTTTTAAGCCTCTTTTAAAGGTTTAATAATTTAGTTAAAGTCAGTTATTTGCTCTATGTTCTAACAGTTCAGAAATTTCGAAACGTTCTTGTTTCTTTTTACTGTTTAATTGTGTCTTTTTTCTTCTTACTTTTCCCAAACAATCCACCTAAAACATCTTTTACTACATTAACAGGTTGCTTAGTTGAATCTGTTGGTGCGCTTGGGTTCGTGCTTGGTGTATTCCCGCTTGAGAAAATATCATTTATAACATTTTTAACAGGAGATCCGGTTTGAGTGTTAGTACTGCCGTTTGTCGTTTGGTTGCCTCCATTAATGCCTAACAAATCTTTAATTTTATCTTTTCCGTTATTAAGAAGTTTTTGTTTTTCAATTTCTATTAATTGTGTTGTTAAATTTTTTACTCCACTTGTTAAATCGGTTTGCACTTTAGGGCTTGTAAACGATCCTGTTAAATTTGCGGTTATAGGAATGCTTATTTTGTTAACTTCATTGTCGTTTATTTTTCCAATAAGTCTATTTACTTCACCTCCTAAGTATTTTGCAGGCACATTAAAAATAACATTGTAATCCATAGATTTATCGAATCCATGATTTCCAGCAACTGTAACGTCAATGTCTTTATAGTTTATATTAAAAGGAGAAAGTGTTACGCGACCATTTTCAAATTTTAAAGCTGTTTTTAAATCTTTTAAATCTAGCTTATCAAAATCTATAAAGCTTAATTTACTAGTTAAAGCATCAAATAAAGGAGCGTTTTTGGGCTCCACTTTAGTGGTTAATAATTCGGCTAAAGCACCACCGGAAATCGAACTCATTAGAGGTGTAAAATCGTCTCCTAAAGTTCCGCTTAATGTAATTGCGCTATTTAGTTTTCCTTGTAATACTTTTGCAATTGGAGCTAAATTTTCAAGCATATCTAAATCTTTAAAAGATTGAGAGATATCAAAATTACTCATGCCTAAATCCATATTAAAAGTTGGTGTTTTGCTTTTAGTATCGACTAAGCCTGTCATGTTAAGTTTTCCGCCTAACAAATCAGAAGTTACGTTTTGTAAATTCGCAGTTTCATCTTTAATTAATAATTTTCCTTTTACGTTTGTAAGCGTTAGATTATCGTAAACTACCGTTTTTGCATCAACTGTAATAGAGCAGTCCATAAATGCAGGAATTTTAAGAGCATCGTTTGGTTCTGTACTTTGGTTTACAGGTCTGTCGCTTCCACCTTCTACCATAAAGTCGCTAACTAAGAAATTATTAGAAATCACATTAAAATCACCTTTTAGCTTCTTGTCACTCAATAAAAAACCTAGTAAATTATTAATGGTTCCTGTAGCATTTAAATCTGTTTTGCCAGTTGTGGCTTTAAAGTTTTCTAAAGTTACAGTGCCAGGTTTAAAACTAACATTAGCTTGAGAAATGTTTAACGGATTGACAATATCTACAGATGAAAACACAAAATCGTTTACGCTTATGTTACCATTGTTTTTTATGCGATCGTAGGCATTGGTTTCAATGGCATTCATATCGAAATTAGTATTTAGCTTTGTTTTAATAATTCCGCTTAATTCGTTTTTTAAAGTTACAGGATATGCTTTCGTAATGTTAGCTAAATTTAAAACACCATCAATATTAGCATTTACAAGCATGTTTTTGGTAAGGTTTTTTATAACTACTGAAGACTTAAATTCGTCTTCGTCAATTTTAAAGTTAAGTGTTTTTAAGTCTAAAAAAGTGTCATCTACATTACCAGTCGTGTTTTTTATGGCCGCATTAATGCTAATGTTTTCAACACGTTTTGGTAAATCGGGATATTTAAACGATGCATTGTTAGATACAATGTTAATATCTAAAGTTGGAATCGTTTTTTCGGTTACCAACCCTTTAATTTTTCCACTTACTTTAAAGTTTCCACTAGTTTCAACATCGCTAATGTTTTTAGAATATACTTTAGGGATAACTGCTAGAAAATCTTTAAAACTTGAACCAGGGTTCTCAAAAGCAATATCAATATTTTGTCCGCCTTCTACCAGTTGTACATAGCCTGAGAACTCTAAAGGCAAATCGTTTATAAGACCTTTGTTTTCTTTAAAAGTGTATTTGCTGTTTTTTAAATCAAGATCTATTAAAGCATCTAATTTTACGCTGTTATTGCTTAAATATTCAGTATTGTCAAGACTTAATGTAACGTTAGCTTCACTTTTTGTGTTTAATTTTGAAACACTTTCCGAAAACGTTCCGCTTCCAGAATGATCTAATTCCGTAACATGAAGTTTGGTGTTTGATCCTTCATCTAAATAGGTTAAGACACTTTTTGTTATAGCGTAATCTTCAATGTTTAGCGTAAAACCTTCGCTTTTTTCAGTGTTTATATCTATATTTTCCTTTGTTTTAGTAATATCATAATTAGCATCTCCAAATTTGTTTATTTTTAGATTAATAAGTGCTTCATTTATATAAATTGAATTAACAACAATAGGTCCTTCATCTGCCTTTTTAAAGAGTTCTTTAATAGACATATCGAAAGATAGCGATTTTACGCTCGCTAGAGTTTCATCTTTAAAAGGTTCGAAATTGGTGATTTTAAGATCGTCGACTGTAACATTGGCTTGTGGAAAGCTGCTTAAAAAGCTTAAGCTAACATCTGCAAATTCAACATTAGCATTTACGCTATTATTAATAAAGTTGCGAACCATGTCTTTTATCTGACTTTGAAAAATAAAAGGAGCAACTAATAAAAGTATAACTATAATTAATAGAGAGATACCTGTAATCTTTAATATTTTTTTCATGTTTAAACCCAAGTTTAGGGATAGATTTAGTTTTGTTAAGTATTGTATTTACGTACAATCTAAGTATTTAGATGTGTTATCAAAGGTTTTAATAAAAGTTTAGCATTTATTACAAAAGGTAAATTTCTTCATTTGCTTTTAAATTGAAAAATTTACTTAAAAAATAATAAACAAGCAAATATAAAAAACACGTTAAACTTTATGTTTGTTTTTTTTAGTGTCATTTTTGTGTTAAA includes these proteins:
- the rpsU gene encoding 30S ribosomal protein S21, producing the protein MLRIEIKDGENIERALKRYKRKHRNIKVMQNLREGQHFTKPSVTRRRQIQKAAYIQGLRDAENV
- a CDS encoding AsmA-like C-terminal region-containing protein, coding for MKKILKITGISLLIIVILLLVAPFIFQSQIKDMVRNFINNSVNANVEFADVSLSFLSSFPQANVTVDDLKITNFEPFKDETLASVKSLSFDMSIKELFKKADEGPIVVNSIYINEALINLKINKFGDANYDITKTKENIDINTEKSEGFTLNIEDYAITKSVLTYLDEGSNTKLHVTELDHSGSGTFSESVSKLNTKSEANVTLSLDNTEYLSNNSVKLDALIDLDLKNSKYTFKENKGLINDLPLEFSGYVQLVEGGQNIDIAFENPGSSFKDFLAVIPKVYSKNISDVETSGNFKVSGKIKGLVTEKTIPTLDINIVSNNASFKYPDLPKRVENISINAAIKNTTGNVDDTFLDLKTLNFKIDEDEFKSSVVIKNLTKNMLVNANIDGVLNLANITKAYPVTLKNELSGIIKTKLNTNFDMNAIETNAYDRIKNNGNISVNDFVFSSVDIVNPLNISQANVSFKPGTVTLENFKATTGKTDLNATGTINNLLGFLLSDKKLKGDFNVISNNFLVSDFMVEGGSDRPVNQSTEPNDALKIPAFMDCSITVDAKTVVYDNLTLTNVKGKLLIKDETANLQNVTSDLLGGKLNMTGLVDTKSKTPTFNMDLGMSNFDISQSFKDLDMLENLAPIAKVLQGKLNSAITLSGTLGDDFTPLMSSISGGALAELLTTKVEPKNAPLFDALTSKLSFIDFDKLDLKDLKTALKFENGRVTLSPFNINYKDIDVTVAGNHGFDKSMDYNVIFNVPAKYLGGEVNRLIGKINDNEVNKISIPITANLTGSFTSPKVQTDLTSGVKNLTTQLIEIEKQKLLNNGKDKIKDLLGINGGNQTTNGSTNTQTGSPVKNVINDIFSSGNTPSTNPSAPTDSTKQPVNVVKDVLGGLFGKSKKKKDTIKQ